In Acidimicrobiia bacterium, the sequence TGCCCGCGACACTCGTGCGCTTCGACGAGAACCACGAAAGGACGCTCCTGCCCGTCGAAGCACGCGAGCGCCCCCCGATCATCAGCATTCCCGCCTACCGAACGAAGCTCGGCCGCGAGCTGACGGCCTGAGTCAGTCGAGGCTGAGCAAGCTTGCCGTGCGGGGCGCGCACGTGATCACGGTAACCCGGGTTCAAGTCAATATCTTGCAGCCAGTTTCGATGGCTGACTCTTCGACGAGGGCTGCGGCGCGGCTGTACGCCTCGCCTGACTGCCAAACGCGGTCAGTGAGCACGTAGAGGTCGATCGCGCCAAGGACCGACAGCTCCTCGCGACCTTCAGCACTGGCCTGCCCGACGATGACGGCGCGGTGCTCGACGTTCTCCTCGGCGGCCCACTCGATCACTCCGCCCACGACCTTGCCGTCGAAGCTCGTGAGGTCGAGCCTCCCCTCGCCGGTGACGACGAGGTCGGCGTTGCTCATCGCATCCTCGAGCCCGGCCGCCGCGGCCACCACCTCGAACCCGGGTTCGAGGCGCGCGCCGATCGCGGCCAGCCCCCCTGCGAGGCCGCCGGCCGCGCCGCCGCCTTCGAGCTCGGTGACGTCGACCCCGGTACGGGCGCGGAACTCGTCGGCCAGCCGTTCGAGCCGGCGCGCGAGGAGCGAGACTTGCGCCGCGCTGGCGCCCTTCTGCGGGCCGTACACGCTCGCCGCGTCCAGGAACGGCGTGGTGACGTCACACGCCACCGTCACGTCGGCACCGGCCAGTGACCAGTCGAGCGCCTCGACGGCGGCGAGCCCACCGTCGGTCGACGCGCTCCCGCCAACGCCGACGACGACGCGTGTCGCGCCACCGCGAAGAGCGGCGGCAATCAGCTCGCCGGTGCCACGCGTCGACGCCCGGAGCGGGT encodes:
- a CDS encoding glycerate kinase — encoded protein: MPFAIACPDKFRGTLTASEAAAAIARGLEQAGFDDVLQIPLADGGEGTLDALVAARGGSARTARVTGPLGDPVEAEYAVLPDGTAVVEMARSSGLSLVSMRNDPLRASTRGTGELIAAALRGGATRVVVGVGGSASTDGGLAAVEALDWSLAGADVTVACDVTTPFLDAASVYGPQKGASAAQVSLLARRLERLADEFRARTGVDVTELEGGGAAGGLAGGLAAIGARLEPGFEVVAAAAGLEDAMSNADLVVTGEGRLDLTSFDGKVVGGVIEWAAEENVEHRAVIVGQASAEGREELSVLGAIDLYVLTDRVWQSGEAYSRAAALVEESAIETGCKILT